Proteins found in one Anoplolepis gracilipes chromosome 7, ASM4749672v1, whole genome shotgun sequence genomic segment:
- the LOC140668070 gene encoding uncharacterized protein isoform X1 codes for MNEALNKKDENQHIQVFVCIRLINATEKIGKLCSVVETSSKEIVVHEKSQGSHSKKFTFDSIWTFLKTDLAGSENIRRSDAVDRRAREARNINQSLLTLGRVITSLVERAPHIPYRQLEQENKHLDYQFRCNMAKQFPDIENNIALYSQNFLQFCTSMKNSQVKLFKKDIDSLIYHLSNDIINKEQSIVDKITKNIKNSYTHYQQWLNTEKNIYLT; via the exons ATGAATGAAGCACTTAACAAGAAGGATGAGAACCAGCATATACAGGTTTTCGTGTGTATTAG GCTGATTAATGCTACTGAAAAAATTGGCAAATTGTGTTCAGTAGTGGAAACATCTAGCAAAGAAATAGTGGTACATGAAAAGTCACAAGGCAGTCACTCGAAGAAGTTTACATTTGATAGTATTTGGACTTTCTTGAAAACAG atttAGCTGGAAGTGAGAATATTAGAAGATCTGATGCAGTTGATAGGAGAGCAAGAGAAGcaagaaatattaatcagTCATTATTAACTCTTGGTCGAGTTATAACATCACTTGTTGAAAGAGCACCTCACATACCATATAG gcaATTGGAACAGGAGAACAAACATCTCGATTATCAATTTCGATGTAACATGGCAAAACAGTTTCCAGACATAGAGAATAATATTGCACTTTATTCGCAAAATTTCCTGCAGTTTTGTACTTCcatgaaaa ATTCACAAGTAAAGCTGTTCAAAAAGGATAtagattcattaatttatcatttgtcaaatgatattattaataaagaacaGTCAATAGtagataaaattacaaaaaatataaaaaattcg tatacACACTATCAACAATGGTtgaatacagaaaaaaatatttatctgacCTGA